A region of Flocculibacter collagenilyticus DNA encodes the following proteins:
- a CDS encoding S9 family peptidase, whose product MKKLTSALAIALAVASSTSVVAQSNNDVLSVDDIPKIKSVIQPKVSPNGAYVAFTRSKPRELYKDENGKNYSELYIVDDKGNERSFITGDVSVRNLQWSNDGKHVYFLAKLNGEKHTALYHIPFNGGQAQQVMSLKDTGINNYRISPNGKQVALLAKPAKDKTEKELKKLGFMAEVYEYDLKSQQLFIVDLAQSDKPLSPEAINIEQYVGAVEWSPTGDTLLVKTQLSALIDDQYMQSAWHLYNVASKETVLSFKTEGKLGAAEFSHDGKYIAMRGSEDKHDPADGRLFLANAQTGEVKEWLPNFMGHIGDFEWANKSNTLYFVANVNTHSSIEKIKVGSNKSKPAVKAGKVIASNLSLSDSDKTLSYKGHSAQHPSEIFFQRGKKSIKLTDSNPWLKDKRFAKQETLTFKARDGVTIDGVMVYPLDYQKGTSYPLIMVVHGGPESHVPDGWVTGYSRPGQMAAARGYAVFYPNYRGSTGKGVAYSKLGQNDYAGKEFDDLVDFKKHLVDMGIADTKRVGITGGSYGGYASAWAATKLTEHFAASVMFVGISNQLSKFGTTDIPNEMHLVHARSYPWDKWQYYLERSPIYWAGQSKTPLLIMHGKDDPRVHPAQSMELYRYMKVQGKDVRLVYYPGEGHGNRKVAAQYDYSLRLMRWFDNYLIDGNKEMPTHKLDHAEKLKAVKNAGKEKAEDKACECNDEDSAAEKA is encoded by the coding sequence ATGAAAAAGCTCACCTCTGCGCTTGCTATTGCACTAGCAGTTGCCAGTTCAACCAGTGTCGTTGCACAGTCTAATAATGATGTACTGTCAGTTGACGATATCCCTAAAATAAAGTCGGTTATTCAACCTAAAGTCAGCCCAAATGGTGCATACGTTGCATTTACTCGCTCTAAGCCTCGTGAGTTATATAAAGACGAGAATGGCAAAAATTACAGCGAGCTCTATATTGTTGACGACAAAGGTAATGAGCGCTCATTTATCACTGGTGATGTAAGTGTTCGTAATTTGCAATGGTCAAATGACGGTAAGCATGTGTACTTTCTAGCGAAATTAAATGGCGAAAAGCACACTGCCCTTTATCACATTCCATTTAATGGCGGTCAAGCACAACAGGTGATGTCGTTAAAAGATACTGGCATTAATAACTACCGCATTAGTCCAAATGGCAAACAAGTGGCGCTATTAGCTAAGCCAGCAAAAGACAAAACCGAAAAAGAACTAAAAAAACTTGGGTTTATGGCCGAGGTTTATGAATATGATTTAAAAAGTCAGCAATTATTTATTGTGGACTTAGCCCAATCTGACAAACCTTTATCGCCAGAAGCTATCAACATTGAGCAATACGTGGGTGCGGTGGAATGGTCTCCAACAGGCGACACATTATTAGTAAAAACCCAGTTAAGCGCATTAATTGATGATCAATATATGCAATCAGCGTGGCATTTATATAATGTAGCCAGCAAAGAAACGGTATTAAGCTTTAAGACTGAAGGCAAGTTAGGTGCAGCCGAGTTTTCTCATGATGGCAAATACATCGCTATGCGTGGCTCTGAAGATAAGCACGATCCTGCTGATGGTCGCTTATTCCTTGCTAATGCACAAACCGGCGAAGTTAAAGAGTGGTTGCCTAACTTTATGGGGCATATTGGCGATTTCGAGTGGGCAAATAAGTCAAACACTCTATATTTTGTTGCTAACGTCAATACACACAGCTCTATTGAAAAAATAAAAGTTGGTAGCAATAAATCTAAGCCCGCAGTCAAAGCAGGCAAAGTGATTGCTTCCAATTTAAGCCTATCAGACTCTGATAAAACATTGTCCTATAAAGGACATAGCGCACAGCATCCAAGCGAGATTTTCTTCCAGCGCGGTAAAAAGTCAATTAAATTAACCGACTCTAACCCTTGGTTGAAAGACAAACGTTTTGCTAAACAAGAAACGCTCACCTTTAAAGCTCGCGACGGTGTAACGATTGATGGTGTTATGGTTTACCCATTAGATTATCAAAAAGGCACCAGCTACCCGCTCATTATGGTTGTTCATGGTGGTCCAGAAAGCCATGTGCCTGACGGCTGGGTGACTGGTTATTCGCGTCCAGGCCAAATGGCTGCAGCACGTGGCTATGCGGTATTCTATCCTAACTATCGTGGTTCTACAGGCAAAGGGGTTGCTTACTCTAAGCTTGGTCAAAATGATTATGCTGGTAAAGAGTTTGACGACTTAGTCGACTTTAAAAAACACCTTGTTGATATGGGCATTGCCGATACAAAACGCGTTGGTATTACTGGCGGATCTTACGGTGGTTACGCTTCTGCATGGGCAGCAACAAAACTCACTGAGCACTTTGCAGCCAGTGTAATGTTTGTTGGTATTTCTAATCAATTATCGAAATTTGGTACTACTGATATTCCTAACGAAATGCATTTAGTACATGCACGTTCATACCCGTGGGATAAATGGCAGTACTACTTAGAGCGCAGTCCTATTTACTGGGCAGGCCAATCTAAAACACCATTATTAATTATGCACGGTAAAGATGATCCGCGCGTACACCCTGCTCAATCTATGGAGCTTTATCGCTACATGAAAGTGCAAGGTAAAGATGTGCGTTTAGTATATTATCCGGGCGAAGGCCACGGTAACCGTAAAGTTGCCGCTCAATATGACTACAGCTTGCGTTTAATGCGTTGGTTCGACAATTACCTGATTGATGGTAATAAAGAAATGCCAACCCATAAGCTAGATCACGCCGAAAAACTAAAAGCCGTTAAGAATGCGGGTAAAGAGAAGGCAGAAGATAAAGCGTGCGAATGTAACGATGAAGACAGCGCAGCAGAAAAAGCGTAA
- a CDS encoding assimilatory sulfite reductase (NADPH) flavoprotein subunit: MLLAQLTAESSPLTNEQITKLQGLVAELNPIQQAWVSGYLAANAQLAGGQMPMLASQPQAGDTLTILYGSQTGNAKGIAQALADSARSQGLAVKLTSMADFKPQQLKKETHLVILVSTHGEGDAPDDAEILHQFLASKKAPKLDKLKYSVLALGDSSYELFCQTGKDFDERLAALGAQAVIPRQDCDVEYEDDAKTWSEAVIKTFEEEVKESSNESTSQVIPMPGVATPASAAAQTFTKQNPFTATLVANQKITGRNSTKDVRHIEIDLADSGIQYQVGDALGVYFENDDAIVTELLALLSINEHDEVNVGEHSLTIKVALKEALELTLLHPGFVKKYAELINHEALTHIASDGAGLRDYIATRQVIDVVREYPDTVSAADFAGILRKLTPRLYSIASSQAETEEEVHLTLGLVEYDAFGHVHQGGASGFLAKRLEEGGDVKVYVEPNNNFRLPANSDTPVIMIGPGTGIAPFRAFLQQRDADEAAGKNWLFFGNPHFTQDFLYQTELQGYKKQGLLTRLDVAFSRDQAEKVYVQDRLIAQGQAVFEWLEQGAHIYVCGDASRMAKDVHHALIEIIKQHGAKDQEQAEAYLTELRAQKRYQKDVY, from the coding sequence ATGTTACTTGCACAGTTAACTGCGGAATCAAGCCCGCTTACTAATGAACAAATTACTAAACTACAAGGTTTAGTGGCCGAATTGAATCCCATTCAACAAGCGTGGGTGAGTGGTTACCTTGCTGCGAATGCACAGCTTGCTGGTGGCCAAATGCCGATGCTAGCCAGTCAGCCGCAGGCTGGTGATACTTTAACCATTTTATATGGTTCGCAAACCGGTAATGCTAAAGGGATCGCGCAAGCATTGGCAGACAGTGCCCGTTCACAAGGCTTGGCGGTTAAGTTAACGTCGATGGCTGACTTTAAACCGCAGCAGCTAAAGAAAGAAACGCATTTAGTTATTTTGGTAAGCACACATGGCGAAGGTGACGCCCCTGATGATGCGGAAATTCTTCACCAGTTCTTAGCAAGTAAGAAAGCGCCAAAATTAGATAAGTTAAAATATTCAGTACTGGCATTGGGCGACAGCTCTTATGAACTGTTTTGCCAAACAGGTAAAGACTTTGACGAGCGTTTAGCGGCGCTAGGCGCTCAAGCCGTTATTCCACGTCAAGATTGTGATGTTGAATATGAAGACGACGCTAAAACATGGTCTGAAGCGGTGATTAAAACCTTTGAAGAGGAAGTAAAAGAAAGCTCCAATGAAAGTACTTCTCAGGTTATTCCTATGCCGGGTGTGGCTACACCTGCTTCAGCGGCAGCGCAAACCTTTACGAAACAAAATCCATTCACGGCTACACTGGTCGCAAACCAGAAAATTACTGGCCGTAATTCAACCAAAGATGTACGCCATATTGAAATAGATCTTGCCGATTCTGGCATTCAATACCAAGTAGGTGATGCACTGGGTGTGTATTTTGAAAATGATGACGCTATTGTTACCGAGTTATTAGCGCTATTAAGCATTAACGAACATGACGAAGTTAATGTGGGTGAACATTCGCTTACTATTAAAGTGGCACTAAAAGAAGCGCTAGAGCTAACGCTATTGCATCCGGGATTTGTGAAAAAATATGCAGAGCTAATTAATCATGAAGCGCTGACACACATTGCTAGCGATGGCGCAGGGTTGCGTGATTACATTGCAACGCGCCAAGTAATTGATGTTGTGCGTGAATATCCAGACACGGTAAGCGCGGCAGATTTTGCTGGAATATTACGTAAATTAACGCCTCGCTTATATTCAATAGCATCAAGCCAAGCTGAAACCGAAGAAGAAGTACACTTAACATTAGGCCTAGTGGAATATGACGCCTTTGGTCATGTACATCAAGGTGGTGCTTCAGGGTTCTTAGCTAAGCGCCTTGAAGAAGGCGGTGATGTTAAGGTTTATGTTGAGCCAAACAACAATTTCCGATTACCAGCGAATAGCGACACGCCTGTCATCATGATTGGGCCGGGTACAGGGATTGCGCCGTTTAGAGCATTTTTACAGCAGCGTGATGCAGATGAAGCAGCAGGTAAAAACTGGTTATTCTTTGGGAATCCTCATTTTACTCAAGATTTTTTATATCAAACAGAATTACAAGGCTATAAGAAGCAAGGGCTACTGACTCGCTTAGATGTGGCATTTAGTCGCGATCAAGCTGAAAAAGTGTATGTACAAGATCGATTAATAGCACAAGGCCAAGCTGTATTTGAATGGTTAGAGCAAGGCGCCCATATTTATGTGTGTGGTGACGCAAGCAGAATGGCAAAAGATGTACATCATGCTTTAATTGAAATAATTAAACAGCACGGCGCTAAAGATCAAGAACAAGCGGAAGCTTACTTAACCGAATTACGTGCACAAAAGCGTTACCAGAAGGACGTTTATTAA
- the cysI gene encoding assimilatory sulfite reductase (NADPH) hemoprotein subunit, which translates to MSDNNKNQKLAANEGIKTRSNFLRGTIKESLADNTTGSMAEDDQQVTKFHGFYQQDDRDLRSERKAQKLEPLYSFMLRARVPGGVATPEQWLAVDKVADELTEYNSIRLTTRQTFQYHGILKPNVKPLMQALNTVELDSIAACGDVNRNVMCNPNPIASHIHQEVYQWSVKISEHLLPETRAFCDIWLDGEEYKSGVQKHTKEGHEPIYGPTYLPRKFKTAVAVPPHNDVDVYTNDMGFIAIIENDQLVGFNVTAGGGMGSTHGDHETYPRLASDLGFIKSEDTLKIAEGILVVQRNEGNRVDRKNARLKYTIDRMGVEAFRAAVEEYAGIKFEPAKPVTFTQQGDRYGWVEGVDGNHHLTLFIENGRIIDTDTHQFKTGLRLIAEKMLTIGQGDLRMTANQNLIIANIPTEHKSEIEGLAQAHGLMPRISKVRENTMACVALPTCALAMAEAERYMPTLVSKVDDIMAKYGLSDQEIVMRMTGCPNGCARPFAAEVGFVGKGPGKYNYYLGADGVGTRLNKLYMENVDEQTILTSLDSLLARYAKERNADEGFGDFVVRAGVLSATENRPVRGQNFHDGINVGQA; encoded by the coding sequence ATGAGCGACAATAACAAAAATCAAAAATTAGCAGCGAACGAAGGTATCAAAACACGTAGTAACTTTTTACGTGGCACCATTAAAGAAAGTTTGGCTGACAATACAACAGGCTCAATGGCGGAAGACGATCAGCAAGTCACTAAGTTTCACGGCTTTTATCAACAAGACGATCGTGATTTACGCTCAGAACGCAAAGCGCAAAAGCTAGAGCCATTATATAGTTTTATGTTGCGCGCACGTGTGCCAGGTGGCGTTGCAACACCTGAACAGTGGTTAGCAGTGGACAAAGTGGCAGACGAGCTAACTGAATATAACAGCATTCGTTTAACTACGCGCCAAACGTTTCAGTATCACGGCATTTTAAAACCCAATGTGAAACCGTTAATGCAGGCACTGAATACCGTAGAGCTAGATTCGATTGCGGCCTGCGGCGATGTAAACCGTAATGTAATGTGTAACCCCAATCCGATTGCTTCACACATTCATCAAGAAGTGTATCAGTGGTCAGTAAAAATCAGTGAGCACTTATTACCAGAAACACGCGCATTTTGTGATATTTGGTTAGACGGTGAAGAATATAAAAGTGGTGTACAGAAACATACTAAAGAAGGCCATGAACCAATATACGGTCCTACCTATTTACCACGTAAATTTAAAACTGCCGTTGCTGTACCACCGCACAATGATGTAGATGTGTATACAAACGACATGGGCTTTATTGCCATTATCGAAAATGATCAGTTGGTTGGTTTTAATGTTACAGCTGGTGGAGGTATGGGATCTACCCATGGCGATCATGAAACATACCCGCGTTTAGCGTCAGACTTAGGCTTTATTAAATCTGAAGACACATTAAAAATTGCAGAAGGCATTTTAGTGGTTCAACGTAACGAAGGTAATCGTGTTGACCGAAAAAATGCTCGTTTAAAGTATACGATTGATCGTATGGGCGTAGAGGCATTCCGCGCAGCCGTTGAAGAATATGCAGGTATTAAGTTTGAGCCGGCAAAACCTGTTACGTTTACCCAACAGGGTGACAGATATGGTTGGGTTGAAGGTGTAGATGGCAATCATCATCTAACGTTATTTATTGAAAATGGCCGTATTATTGATACCGACACACATCAATTTAAAACGGGATTGCGGTTAATTGCTGAAAAAATGTTAACTATTGGCCAAGGTGATTTGCGTATGACGGCAAATCAAAACTTAATCATCGCCAATATACCCACTGAACATAAGTCAGAGATTGAAGGGTTGGCGCAAGCTCATGGTTTAATGCCACGCATTTCGAAAGTACGTGAAAACACCATGGCCTGTGTTGCTTTACCAACGTGTGCGTTAGCGATGGCAGAAGCCGAACGCTATATGCCAACGTTAGTAAGTAAAGTAGACGATATTATGGCGAAGTATGGCTTAAGCGATCAAGAAATAGTAATGCGTATGACAGGGTGTCCTAATGGGTGTGCACGTCCGTTTGCTGCAGAAGTGGGATTTGTTGGTAAAGGCCCAGGAAAATACAACTATTACTTAGGTGCGGATGGCGTAGGAACACGCCTTAACAAGTTATATATGGAAAACGTAGACGAACAAACGATTTTAACATCGCTTGATTCACTATTAGCGCGTTATGCCAAAGAGCGTAACGCTGATGAAGGGTTTGGTGATTTTGTGGTGCGCGCTGGCGTGCTATCAGCAACTGAAAACAGACCGGTTAGGGGGCAAAATTTCCATGACGGTATCAACGTTGGCCAAGCCTAA
- a CDS encoding phosphoadenylyl-sulfate reductase produces MTVSTLAKPKQASLSEAGAVSYKHILTLPEGEQQQALREINALLKPLTPQQRVAWCLANLPDSPMLSSSFGIQAAVMLHLLTEQQPDIPVVLTDTGYLFPETYQFIDQLQQQLSLNLHVYRSNMTPAWQEAVHGKLWEQGEVGLKRYNQLNKVEPMLKAIEQLKVGTWFSGLRRTQSSTREDKDIVEISKGTVKVYPMLEWTNKDVHYYLQDNDLPYHPLWEAGYVSVGDVHTTRPLELGMTEEETRFNGMSRECGLHIDGDGI; encoded by the coding sequence ATGACGGTATCAACGTTGGCCAAGCCTAAGCAAGCCAGCCTAAGTGAGGCTGGCGCAGTGTCGTATAAGCATATACTGACACTGCCTGAGGGTGAGCAACAACAAGCATTACGCGAGATTAATGCGCTGCTTAAGCCATTAACACCACAGCAGCGTGTGGCGTGGTGTTTAGCGAATTTGCCTGACAGTCCGATGCTGTCGTCAAGTTTTGGTATTCAAGCTGCCGTAATGCTGCATTTGCTCACTGAACAACAGCCTGATATTCCAGTGGTGTTAACAGATACTGGCTATTTATTTCCTGAAACGTATCAGTTTATTGATCAACTTCAGCAGCAACTGTCGTTAAACTTGCATGTCTATCGCAGCAATATGACACCAGCATGGCAAGAAGCAGTGCATGGTAAATTGTGGGAACAGGGCGAAGTAGGGTTAAAGCGTTATAATCAGCTTAATAAAGTTGAGCCAATGTTAAAAGCAATTGAGCAACTGAAGGTTGGTACATGGTTTTCAGGCTTACGTCGTACTCAATCATCCACTCGTGAAGACAAGGATATTGTTGAAATTAGCAAGGGCACGGTGAAGGTTTATCCAATGTTGGAGTGGACTAACAAAGATGTGCATTACTACTTACAAGATAATGATTTACCTTACCATCCGCTATGGGAAGCCGGCTATGTTTCAGTGGGTGACGTACATACCACACGTCCATTAGAGCTTGGCATGACTGAAGAAGAAACTCGCTTCAATGGGATGTCTCGAGAATGTGGTCTACACATTGACGGTGACGGTATTTAA
- the cysG gene encoding siroheme synthase CysG, which translates to MQYLPIFTQVSNRKILVVGGGNVALRKARTLVNANAKVTLLAPEFCNETTDFIAQHQLTKVIDVFSPEHLSGYVLVIAATDNEAVNQAVYDAANARDMFVNVVDDTKRSTFIFPSIVDRDPITIAISSAGKAPVLARRLREKLETFIPQHIGALATLVGGFRDQVKNKINGFAARRQFWERVFNSQVVSKVAKGQIEAAQHDLKNMLDAPESDDKGEVYIVGGGPGNPDLLTLRALQLMQQADVVVYDRLISPKVLDLVRRDAELISVGKKAGFHSVPQEQINTMLVELAQQGHKVCRLKGGDPFIFGRGGEEIEELVQHNIPFQVVPGITAAAGCAAYAGIPLTHRDYAQSVEFVTGHCQPNGMPVNWQAMARENHTLVIYMGVMKSPEIADALLTHGRDANTPVAIIEKGSTSQQRVVTGTLAQLPSMAADNHIGSPALVIVGEVVSLRNTCQWFEAAGAQTGQGMAEDLTA; encoded by the coding sequence ATGCAATATTTACCTATTTTTACTCAGGTTTCTAACCGCAAAATTTTAGTTGTTGGCGGTGGTAATGTCGCATTAAGAAAAGCACGCACGTTGGTGAATGCAAACGCTAAAGTTACATTATTAGCTCCTGAGTTTTGTAACGAAACTACAGACTTCATAGCGCAGCATCAACTTACCAAAGTGATCGATGTATTCTCGCCAGAACACCTTTCTGGCTATGTGTTGGTTATCGCTGCCACAGATAATGAAGCAGTTAATCAAGCAGTATACGACGCGGCAAATGCACGCGACATGTTTGTGAATGTGGTGGATGATACGAAGCGTTCAACGTTTATTTTTCCGTCTATTGTAGACCGAGATCCAATTACGATTGCTATTTCTAGCGCAGGAAAGGCGCCAGTATTAGCACGACGTCTACGTGAGAAATTAGAAACCTTTATTCCTCAGCACATTGGCGCATTGGCAACACTTGTGGGTGGATTTCGTGATCAGGTAAAAAATAAAATTAATGGATTTGCAGCGCGTCGCCAATTTTGGGAACGGGTGTTTAATAGCCAAGTGGTGTCTAAAGTCGCCAAAGGCCAAATTGAAGCTGCACAGCACGACCTAAAGAACATGCTTGATGCGCCAGAATCTGATGATAAAGGTGAAGTGTATATTGTGGGCGGGGGACCTGGTAACCCTGATCTATTAACGCTTCGTGCTTTACAGTTAATGCAACAAGCAGACGTTGTCGTTTACGACCGACTCATTTCACCTAAAGTATTAGACTTAGTGCGTCGTGATGCAGAGCTGATTTCAGTTGGTAAAAAAGCCGGTTTTCATTCCGTCCCTCAAGAACAAATTAATACGATGCTAGTCGAATTGGCACAGCAGGGCCATAAAGTGTGTCGTTTAAAAGGCGGCGATCCATTTATTTTTGGTCGTGGCGGAGAAGAAATTGAAGAGTTAGTTCAACATAATATTCCGTTTCAAGTTGTGCCAGGTATTACTGCAGCGGCAGGTTGTGCGGCTTATGCAGGCATTCCACTCACCCATAGAGATTATGCACAAAGTGTTGAGTTTGTAACTGGACACTGCCAGCCAAATGGCATGCCTGTTAATTGGCAAGCAATGGCGCGGGAGAACCATACATTAGTGATTTATATGGGCGTAATGAAGTCACCTGAAATAGCCGATGCATTATTAACACATGGTCGCGATGCGAATACACCGGTGGCTATTATTGAAAAAGGTTCTACTTCACAGCAACGCGTTGTAACAGGGACTTTAGCGCAATTACCAAGTATGGCGGCAGATAATCACATCGGTTCACCCGCATTGGTGATAGTGGGTGAAGTCGTGAGTTTACGTAACACTTGTCAATGGTTTGAGGCAGCGGGAGCGCAGACAGGCCAAGGTATGGCTGAAGATCTGACGGCGTAA
- a CDS encoding porin family protein: protein MSKILPSVFFLILGSSLSPVQANESSDWYVGGAYSAQEISTNDYKLLGASLGYQFNEHLALEMRALKGISGEQFSGDFSHKIKHQASLSLKGSYPLSSSVDIYGLVGWTTSEVRAAGYAIILVDENNVTLVEPYVQTDTENGYSFGAGLEYKLNANISLYSEFQFLPDADHISNSENWKSISLGFNYHF, encoded by the coding sequence ATGAGTAAAATATTACCTAGTGTCTTTTTCTTGATTTTAGGAAGTTCACTTTCTCCTGTGCAAGCGAATGAAAGTAGTGATTGGTATGTTGGCGGCGCTTACAGTGCGCAGGAAATATCTACCAACGACTATAAGCTACTTGGCGCTTCATTAGGATACCAATTCAATGAGCATCTAGCACTTGAAATGCGTGCATTGAAAGGAATTTCTGGTGAGCAATTTAGCGGTGATTTTAGCCATAAAATTAAGCATCAAGCTAGTTTATCCCTAAAAGGATCATATCCACTTAGCTCGTCAGTAGACATATATGGGCTTGTAGGCTGGACGACTAGTGAGGTTCGTGCAGCAGGCTATGCAATCATTTTGGTTGACGAAAATAATGTGACGCTGGTTGAACCTTATGTGCAAACGGATACAGAGAATGGCTATAGTTTCGGAGCAGGCCTCGAATATAAGCTAAATGCGAACATTAGTTTATACAGTGAATTCCAATTTCTGCCTGATGCGGATCACATTAGCAATAGTGAAAATTGGAAAAGTATCAGTTTGGGTTTTAACTACCATTTCTAG
- a CDS encoding DUF3010 family protein — protein sequence MKVCGVDIKGSEAIIAVISYDRGLIDIDEVRLRKLTLHYDKDAEKLQAFQNTFKKFLDDYKIERVVIRERPQKGKFAGGAIGFKIEAALQLITDVQVEFISPTQSKELIKKNPIVVDIRDTGLKQFQELAFSTAYSYVMKTKYISDEDI from the coding sequence ATGAAAGTTTGTGGTGTTGATATCAAAGGTAGCGAAGCAATTATCGCTGTTATTTCTTATGATCGAGGGCTAATTGATATTGACGAAGTAAGATTACGCAAACTCACTCTTCATTACGATAAAGACGCTGAAAAACTGCAAGCGTTTCAAAACACATTCAAAAAGTTTTTAGACGACTATAAAATTGAACGTGTTGTAATACGTGAACGTCCACAAAAGGGTAAATTCGCAGGGGGCGCAATCGGTTTTAAAATAGAAGCAGCATTGCAGTTAATTACAGATGTTCAAGTTGAGTTTATTAGCCCAACCCAATCAAAAGAGTTAATCAAGAAAAATCCAATCGTAGTAGACATTAGAGATACTGGCTTAAAACAGTTTCAAGAGTTGGCATTTAGCACTGCCTATTCGTATGTAATGAAAACTAAATATATCTCTGACGAAGATATTTAA